In Cryptomeria japonica chromosome 10, Sugi_1.0, whole genome shotgun sequence, a genomic segment contains:
- the LOC131076712 gene encoding trihelix transcription factor DF1 — MKEDKTDNTNNSVVVSTDPQIVTASENGRETTETEDDKRRQQSSSSHKKRSKNWTRQETLRLIRLRSELEPRFARSGRKSELWDEISVGLQGENICRDAQQCRDKWEKLTAGYKEVRDGLKSRHDNPFFDDLHPLLSARAKKENVTVTDAALQPPAVQQNPIVNGNDDDDDGERTEEEDDAAAAPSAKRRRCHYLTGAEVDEILENLFVRQQSFFRELLDTMERKEQMREQIRQEKEDRWRAEERAHRCTLNNAMVLLTRKLLQQQQQQQSAAEAPPVTQAAAMGMGIGRAGSNPKKRSKNWKRAEVLRLIKFRGEMEARFVRSSRRAALWEEVAEMLAREGIRRDGKQCREKWDKLVAEYKEVAEGKREQRDSPYFQELTAILRPPADVALHQQEDQQQMDIL, encoded by the coding sequence ATGAAGGAAGACAAGACGGATAATACGAATAACTCTGTGGTTGTATCGACGGATCCACAGATTGTGACGGCGTCGGAGAACGGGAGAGAGACGACGGAAACGGAGGACGACAAGAGACGGCAACAGAGCAGCAGTAGCCACAAGAAACGCTCCAAGAACTGGACCCGTCAAGAGACGCTGCGTTTGATTCGACTCCGTTCAGAACTTGAGCCAAGATTTGCGAGAAGCGGCCGAAAGTCTGAGCTTTGGGACGAAATTTCTGTGGGTTTGCAGGGGGAAAATATTTGCCGTGACGCCCAGCAGTGCAGGGACAAGTGGGAGAAATTGACGGCCGGCTACAAGGAAGTCCGTGACGGCCTCAAGAGCCGTCACGATAACCCCTTCTTTGACGACCTCCATCCCCTGCTCTCAGCCAGAGCCAAGAAGGAGAACGTCACAGTCACAGACGCCGCCTTGCAGCCGCCGGCCGTACAGCAAAACCCCATTGTTAACGGcaatgacgacgacgatgacggcGAGCGCACGGAAGAGGAGGACGACGCTGCCGCAGCGCCGTCGGCGAAGCGTCGGCGTTGCCATTATTTGACGGGGGCGGAGGTGGACGAGATTCTGGAGAATCTGTTTGTCCGTCAGCAGAGCTTCTTTCGGGAGCTTCTGGATACCATGGAGCGAAAAGAGCAGATGCGCGAGCAGATCCGCCAAGAGAAAGAGGACAGGTGGCGTGCGGAGGAGCGCGCTCACAGATGCACACTGAATAACGCCATGGTGCTTCTCACGCGGAAGCTTCttcagcagcagcagcagcagcagagCGCCGCCGAGGCGCCGCCGGTGACGCAGGCAGCCGCCATGGGTATGGGTATCGGGCGCGCAGGTTCGAATCCGAAGAAGAGGTCGAAGAATTGGAAGAGGGCGGAGGTTTTGCGGCTGATAAAGTTCAGGGGGGAGATGGAGGCGCGGTTCGTTAGATCGAGCCGTCGCGCCGCCCTTTGGGAGGAAGTTGCGGAAATGTTAGCGAGGGAGGGCATTCGACGGGACGGGAAACAGTGCAGGGAGAAGTGGGACAAACTGGTGGCGGAGTACAAAGAAGTGGCGGAGGGGAAAAGGGAGCAGCGGGACAGCCCTTATTTCCAAGAGTTGACCGCCATTCTGCGCCCGCCTGCTGACGTGGCGCTCCATCAACAGGAGGACCAACAGCAAATGGACATTCTTTGA